The Galactobacillus timonensis genome has a segment encoding these proteins:
- a CDS encoding ECF-type riboflavin transporter substrate-binding protein codes for MKNGSSTRTIVATGLGAALFLVLFMFVKIPSPVPETNLQIAYGISGFFAALYGPVCGFLVAFIGHALNDFISYGSPWWSWIIASGLSALFTGFCYKKVAPAVEDGRFGAAETKGFLLWTVIGHAVAWLVVAPVLDIVIYGEAANLVFTQGAVAFVFDVITAAVVGLLLLKAYASTKVGKGTLSKKD; via the coding sequence ATGAAGAATGGTTCTTCGACACGTACCATCGTTGCGACCGGTCTCGGTGCGGCACTGTTTCTGGTTCTGTTCATGTTTGTCAAGATTCCTTCACCGGTTCCTGAGACAAATCTGCAGATCGCATATGGTATTTCCGGTTTCTTCGCAGCTCTCTATGGCCCTGTGTGCGGCTTCCTGGTTGCGTTCATCGGCCATGCGCTGAACGACTTCATCTCCTACGGTTCGCCATGGTGGAGCTGGATCATTGCGTCCGGCCTGAGCGCTCTGTTCACTGGCTTCTGCTATAAGAAGGTTGCGCCGGCTGTTGAGGATGGCAGATTCGGTGCAGCTGAAACAAAGGGCTTCCTTCTCTGGACTGTGATCGGTCATGCGGTTGCCTGGCTCGTTGTTGCGCCGGTGCTTGATATCGTTATTTACGGCGAGGCGGCAAACCTTGTATTCACGCAGGGTGCGGTTGCCTTCGTTTTCGATGTCATTACCGCTGCTGTCGTTGGTCTGCTGCTGCTGAAGGCTTACGCTTCGACCAAGGTCGGCAAGGGAACGCTGTCCAAGAAGGACTGA
- a CDS encoding SDR family NAD(P)-dependent oxidoreductase — protein MSTTQKTDEKYALVTGASGSIGQAIVEMLLKDGWQVYGTGRREELPPLDESFVSSRFHYRSIDLLDEDAMRRVDAFVSGVPICLIINNAGCAYYGMHEQIRDEQIDAMVRVDLEVPMLISRRYVSALAQRHGWLINISSACALGPAVKGAVYGACKAGLLQFSRSLFEEYRKSGLRVSCILPDLTAGELYRNADFEPAVGSLKPSDVADAVHTVLHAREGSVVKCIELQPQMAQIVKKKAL, from the coding sequence ATGAGCACAACGCAGAAAACAGATGAAAAATATGCCCTCGTCACCGGTGCCTCCGGATCGATTGGTCAGGCAATTGTTGAGATGCTGCTGAAGGATGGCTGGCAGGTATACGGGACCGGCAGAAGGGAAGAGCTTCCTCCCCTTGATGAATCCTTCGTTTCTTCCCGTTTTCATTATCGTTCGATTGACCTGTTGGATGAGGATGCGATGAGACGGGTGGATGCGTTTGTGTCCGGGGTTCCGATATGCCTGATCATCAATAATGCCGGCTGCGCATACTATGGCATGCATGAACAGATCAGGGACGAACAGATTGATGCCATGGTGCGCGTCGATCTTGAAGTGCCGATGCTGATAAGTAGAAGATATGTCAGTGCTCTGGCGCAGCGTCATGGCTGGCTGATCAATATCTCCTCGGCCTGTGCCCTGGGGCCGGCTGTCAAAGGGGCTGTCTACGGTGCATGCAAGGCGGGACTTCTCCAGTTCAGCCGCAGTCTTTTTGAGGAATATCGAAAAAGCGGTCTGCGCGTCAGCTGTATCCTTCCGGATCTTACGGCAGGGGAGCTGTACCGGAATGCGGATTTTGAACCAGCCGTCGGGTCCTTGAAGCCGTCGGATGTGGCGGACGCGGTGCATACGGTTCTTCATGCAAGAGAAGGATCTGTCGTGAAATGTATCGAGTTACAGCCGCAGATGGCACAGATTGTCAAAAAGAAAGCGCTTTAG
- a CDS encoding ABC transporter ATP-binding protein translates to MDEPVIEFRHFGFQYYAQAEPTLYDINLTIHRGEKILIAGPSGSGKSTLGHCINGLIPNSYRGEMTGELIVDGIKAPASLFELSRKVGTVLQDSDGQFIGLSVGEDIAFALENDNVEQGEMKRRVDRIAKMVGLSDLIGQNPHELSGGQKQRCSLAGVMVDDVDILLFDEPLANLDPSTGKVAIELIDDLCGDGKTVIIIEHRLEDVLHRHVDRIVLVNDGRIIMDDTPDRVLSSNLLIDHGIREPLYLTACKYAGVKIEPEMHPESLDEMDVNAVRRPLQEWYDANQVRPAPVNEKPLLEIQDVSYSYDGVKPVLSHISATIHEGEMLSIVGKNGAGKSTLSKILTGFIKEDSGKVLMNGEDLSVLTVSERAEKIGIVLQNPNQMISKSKIFDEIAFGLRVRGIDEAEVDRRVSEVMKICGLISFKDWPISALSYGQKKRVTIASILVLNPKILILDEPTAGQDYRHYSEIMEFLKSLNEKGQTILLITHDMHLMLEYTERAIVLCDGQVAADEKSYEVLSDRVLTERANLKITSLFELAEKAGIEDPRRFVECFIHYDENVRKESL, encoded by the coding sequence ATGGATGAACCTGTAATTGAGTTCCGTCACTTCGGCTTTCAGTATTATGCCCAGGCGGAGCCGACGCTTTACGACATCAACCTGACCATTCATCGTGGCGAAAAAATTCTGATTGCGGGACCTTCGGGATCCGGCAAATCGACGCTTGGCCACTGCATCAATGGTCTGATTCCAAATTCCTACCGCGGAGAAATGACAGGGGAGCTGATCGTGGACGGCATCAAGGCACCTGCGTCGCTGTTTGAACTTTCGCGCAAGGTAGGTACGGTGCTTCAGGACTCGGACGGTCAGTTCATCGGTCTCAGTGTTGGCGAGGATATTGCCTTTGCGCTGGAAAATGACAACGTTGAACAGGGCGAAATGAAGCGGCGGGTAGATCGAATTGCGAAGATGGTCGGGCTTTCGGATCTGATCGGCCAGAATCCGCATGAACTTTCCGGTGGACAGAAGCAGCGCTGCTCGCTTGCCGGTGTCATGGTCGATGATGTTGATATTCTTCTGTTTGATGAGCCGCTGGCCAATCTGGATCCATCGACAGGCAAAGTGGCGATTGAGCTGATTGATGATCTGTGCGGCGATGGCAAGACCGTGATCATCATTGAACATCGTCTGGAAGATGTTCTTCATCGCCATGTGGACCGGATCGTTCTGGTCAATGATGGCCGGATCATCATGGACGATACGCCGGACAGGGTGCTCTCCAGCAATCTTCTGATTGATCACGGGATCCGTGAGCCGCTGTATCTTACGGCATGCAAGTATGCCGGCGTGAAGATTGAACCGGAGATGCATCCGGAAAGCCTGGATGAGATGGACGTGAATGCGGTGCGCAGGCCGCTGCAGGAATGGTACGATGCCAATCAGGTTCGCCCGGCGCCTGTCAACGAGAAGCCGCTGCTCGAGATTCAGGACGTTTCGTACAGCTATGACGGTGTGAAACCTGTTCTTTCCCATATTTCGGCGACGATTCATGAAGGTGAAATGCTTAGTATCGTTGGCAAGAACGGTGCGGGCAAGTCGACGCTTTCCAAGATCCTGACCGGCTTCATCAAGGAAGATTCCGGAAAGGTACTGATGAACGGCGAAGACCTTTCTGTCCTGACTGTCAGTGAGCGTGCAGAGAAGATCGGCATCGTTCTTCAGAATCCGAATCAGATGATTTCCAAGTCGAAGATCTTTGATGAAATCGCCTTCGGTCTGCGTGTGCGAGGCATCGACGAAGCAGAAGTAGACCGCCGCGTCAGCGAGGTGATGAAGATCTGCGGACTCATTTCCTTCAAGGACTGGCCGATTTCGGCACTCAGCTACGGACAGAAGAAACGGGTTACGATTGCGTCAATCCTGGTTCTGAATCCAAAAATTCTGATTCTCGATGAACCTACGGCGGGACAGGATTATCGTCATTATTCGGAGATCATGGAGTTCCTCAAGTCGCTGAACGAGAAGGGACAGACCATTCTTCTGATTACCCACGATATGCACCTGATGCTTGAGTATACGGAGCGGGCGATTGTGCTGTGCGACGGTCAGGTGGCTGCGGATGAGAAATCCTATGAAGTGCTTTCGGACCGCGTGCTGACGGAGAGGGCAAATCTCAAGATCACTTCGCTGTTTGAACTGGCTGAGAAGGCGGGCATTGAGGATCCGCGCCGCTTTGTTGAGTGCTTCATTCATTACGATGAGAATGTTCGCAAGGAGAGCTTATGA
- a CDS encoding spore photoproduct lyase family protein, with protein sequence MSSVTGLRPRFKTIYVEQGIACHPRTGKILSRFPDAEIIPVSAYTDVFNRPHQNRRVQQNSQALILAEKKGTRLYPSAPVCQDFGHAFQVCSCVLNCVFDCDYCWLKGMFDSAYLVVFVNWEDFFQEAETLLSTSPLYLSLAYQCDLVPLEPWLGCIEAWASFAKDHPDLWIEIRTKAASTAVWDHLEAQENLIPAFTLSPDEVILAYEHGTPSLSQRLSAVGFCMERGYNVRLCLDPLLYVPDWQKAYGSMLDSIVSMIDLSHVRDISLGTFRISLSYLHRMRAQNPSSALLQYPYESVNGYARLPKQMRAAMEDWMVERLAPYIPQEKIFLENNEE encoded by the coding sequence ATGAGCTCAGTGACCGGCTTGCGGCCAAGATTTAAGACTATTTATGTGGAGCAGGGGATTGCCTGCCATCCAAGGACCGGAAAGATCCTGTCCCGTTTTCCCGATGCCGAAATCATTCCCGTTTCTGCCTATACCGATGTCTTCAACCGCCCTCATCAAAACCGCCGCGTCCAGCAGAACAGTCAGGCTCTGATCCTTGCGGAAAAGAAGGGGACACGGCTCTATCCCTCCGCTCCCGTCTGCCAGGATTTCGGCCACGCATTTCAGGTTTGTTCCTGTGTGCTGAACTGTGTCTTTGACTGCGACTACTGCTGGCTCAAGGGGATGTTTGATTCCGCCTATCTCGTTGTTTTTGTTAACTGGGAAGACTTCTTTCAGGAAGCAGAGACTTTGCTATCAACGTCGCCGCTGTATCTTTCACTTGCCTATCAGTGTGACCTTGTTCCCTTGGAGCCATGGCTTGGCTGTATCGAAGCCTGGGCGTCGTTTGCCAAAGATCATCCGGATCTTTGGATCGAAATCCGGACAAAGGCTGCTTCAACCGCCGTGTGGGACCATCTTGAGGCACAGGAGAACCTGATTCCTGCCTTTACTCTTTCGCCGGATGAAGTGATCTTGGCGTACGAACATGGTACGCCGTCACTTTCGCAGCGGCTTTCGGCGGTTGGCTTCTGCATGGAGCGGGGCTACAACGTGCGACTGTGTCTGGATCCGCTGCTTTATGTCCCCGACTGGCAGAAAGCCTATGGCTCCATGCTTGATTCAATCGTGTCCATGATTGATCTTTCCCATGTCCGCGACATCAGCCTTGGAACCTTCCGGATCTCGCTTTCCTATCTGCACCGCATGCGTGCACAGAATCCATCCAGCGCTCTGCTGCAGTATCCCTATGAAAGCGTCAACGGCTATGCAAGACTCCCCAAACAAATGAGAGCTGCGATGGAAGACTGGATGGTAGAGCGTCTAGCGCCATACATACCCCAAGAGAAGATATTTCTGGAGAATAATGAAGAATGA